Proteins encoded together in one Candidatus Bathyarchaeota archaeon window:
- a CDS encoding zinc ribbon domain-containing protein — MMSCPMCGNLVSSQASFCNYCGSSLHPFYAQIQLSPPPSVCFYHPYLAASYVCSRCGRSICTFCLRPYGGLNLCPICFTSLTGLPAYYVTAPMVIPVHAARPVQAYRGRMNPNPYMYRLQDRGRTLQLPVR; from the coding sequence TTGATGAGCTGCCCGATGTGCGGCAACCTGGTGAGTAGCCAAGCTAGCTTCTGCAACTACTGCGGGTCATCTCTCCACCCATTCTATGCGCAGATCCAGTTATCCCCGCCTCCGAGCGTATGCTTCTACCATCCTTACCTCGCGGCCTCATATGTATGTAGTAGGTGTGGACGTAGCATATGCACCTTCTGTCTACGCCCCTACGGGGGGTTGAATCTCTGCCCCATCTGCTTCACCTCGCTAACTGGGTTACCTGCATATTACGTGACTGCCCCAATGGTGATACCCGTACATGCAGCTAGGCCAGTTCAAGCGTACAGGGGAAGGATGAACCCCAACCCGTATATGTACCGTTTACAGGATAGGGGCCGGACACTTCAGCTACCAGTGCGGTAG
- a CDS encoding tRNA (guanine(10)-N(2))-dimethyltransferase, producing MAPKPSHAPSRTVVFYNPRMAFNRDLSILTLKAHVEAVRAEGLRICDAMTGVGARGIRYAKEVEEVSEVILNDLNPIALQFAEYNSYVNKVNEKVRIVHDEANRTLSLSSTPDSRFDLVDLDPFGTPVPYLDSGVRALRIGGIIAATATDLPVLYGIHPKAARRRYGVSTHPTDYGHELAIRILIQTIIRVAAAHEMASYPIFCYYADHYVRVNLVLKRGKENINNLFDQLGYVEDCRKCGHRRALLQLDELSKRCPVCGSELKHIGPVWLGPLFDEEYCRRIIRLASSIPLRRASRIRKFLNLALEEAGSPPLFYSLSLICDRLNVPQMKPSEVVDALRELGYKASRTHIQGDAVKTDAPVSVVEEVLKP from the coding sequence TTGGCTCCTAAACCATCCCATGCGCCATCTAGAACAGTAGTATTTTATAATCCACGCATGGCCTTCAACAGGGACCTCTCCATACTAACCTTAAAGGCTCATGTAGAAGCTGTGAGGGCGGAGGGACTAAGGATATGCGACGCGATGACGGGCGTGGGTGCCAGGGGGATACGTTACGCCAAAGAGGTGGAGGAGGTATCAGAGGTCATCCTCAACGACTTAAACCCTATAGCTTTACAATTCGCCGAGTATAACTCATATGTTAATAAGGTGAATGAGAAGGTCAGGATTGTGCACGACGAGGCTAACAGGACTTTATCTCTCAGCTCCACCCCTGATTCAAGGTTCGACCTGGTGGATTTGGATCCCTTCGGAACCCCGGTGCCATACTTGGACTCCGGTGTTAGGGCCCTAAGAATAGGAGGGATCATCGCGGCGACGGCGACGGATCTGCCCGTCTTGTATGGTATACACCCTAAAGCCGCTAGGAGAAGATATGGAGTATCGACCCATCCCACAGATTACGGCCATGAATTAGCCATCCGGATACTGATCCAAACTATCATAAGGGTCGCCGCAGCCCATGAAATGGCTTCCTACCCCATATTCTGCTACTATGCGGACCATTATGTACGGGTTAACCTGGTCCTCAAGAGGGGAAAGGAAAATATAAATAATCTCTTCGATCAATTAGGATACGTGGAGGATTGCCGCAAATGTGGACATAGGAGAGCTTTACTCCAGCTAGATGAGCTTTCAAAACGTTGCCCTGTATGTGGATCTGAACTCAAGCACATAGGTCCAGTTTGGCTCGGCCCATTATTCGACGAGGAGTACTGCCGGAGAATTATAAGGCTTGCATCCAGCATCCCCTTGCGCCGGGCAAGCCGGATCAGGAAGTTTCTGAACCTGGCCCTGGAGGAGGCTGGCAGCCCTCCCTTATTTTACTCCCTGAGCCTAATCTGCGATAGGTTGAATGTGCCCCAGATGAAGCCTTCGGAGGTAGTGGATGCCTTAAGGGAGCTGGGCTATAAAGCCTCAAGAACCCACATCCAGGGGGATGCGGTCAAGACGGATGCCCCTGTAAGCGTCGTAGAGGAGGTTTTGAAGCCTTAA
- a CDS encoding TATA-box-binding protein — protein sequence MLANSPPIKVENVVALAYLHQPLDLESIYRVVPGVEYNPERFPGLIYRLRRPRATVLVFSSGKMVCAGANSERKAKNAINKILNELKGRGIVITKKPEIVIQNIVATSNLGFEVDLEDLAQVLEGTIYEPEQFPGLIYRMREPEIVALIFSSGKIVCAGAKEESQLKACITRLANLFNGEVEAQSLPLIASETG from the coding sequence ATGTTGGCGAACTCCCCTCCGATCAAGGTTGAGAACGTCGTGGCCCTCGCATACCTCCATCAACCTTTAGATTTAGAATCCATTTATCGGGTCGTCCCAGGGGTAGAATATAACCCTGAACGATTTCCAGGTCTAATATATCGTTTAAGGAGGCCTAGAGCCACTGTCCTCGTCTTCTCCAGCGGTAAAATGGTATGTGCAGGAGCGAATTCGGAGAGGAAGGCCAAGAACGCAATAAACAAGATCCTAAACGAGTTGAAAGGCAGGGGCATAGTGATCACGAAGAAGCCGGAGATAGTGATCCAGAATATAGTGGCCACCTCAAACCTAGGCTTCGAGGTGGATCTGGAGGATTTAGCCCAAGTCCTAGAGGGCACCATATACGAGCCTGAACAGTTCCCGGGATTGATATACAGGATGAGGGAGCCTGAAATAGTGGCCCTAATATTCTCCAGCGGGAAGATAGTCTGTGCAGGAGCGAAGGAGGAATCCCAATTAAAGGCCTGCATAACCCGCTTAGCGAACCTCTTCAATGGAGAGGTAGAAGCGCAGAGCCTTCCATTAATAGCTTCAGAAACCGGTTAA
- a CDS encoding NTPase: MAGGLVLTGRPGVGKTTVIVEVVKLLRGRDVSVGGFISREVRDKGVRIGFEVIDLASGGRGWLARAGVGNGPRIGRYTVCLKSFEEVGVSALHDALDRRDVDIVVVDEVGPMEMCSDRFKSSIKALFGGVKPYIATLHRSLVGTPLIPGNVEVMEVTFGNRNRITGEVAEKAYRLAKGSEAG; encoded by the coding sequence TTGGCAGGAGGTTTAGTTTTAACCGGCAGGCCGGGCGTCGGCAAGACCACCGTTATAGTCGAGGTGGTTAAGCTCCTTAGGGGTCGGGACGTCTCCGTTGGTGGTTTCATCTCCAGGGAAGTTAGAGATAAAGGTGTGAGGATCGGGTTCGAAGTTATAGACTTGGCCTCTGGAGGGAGGGGATGGCTCGCAAGGGCTGGGGTAGGGAATGGACCGAGAATAGGTAGGTATACCGTATGCCTGAAGAGTTTCGAGGAGGTCGGGGTATCCGCTTTACATGATGCTTTGGACCGGCGGGATGTGGATATAGTAGTTGTGGATGAGGTCGGGCCCATGGAGATGTGCAGCGACAGATTCAAGTCTTCGATTAAAGCCCTCTTCGGAGGGGTTAAGCCCTATATTGCTACCCTGCATAGAAGCCTGGTGGGCACCCCCCTAATACCAGGCAACGTGGAGGTGATGGAAGTCACCTTTGGGAATAGGAATCGCATAACGGGTGAGGTAGCCGAGAAGGCCTACAGGCTTGCTAAGGGATCTGAGGCCGGTTAA